From Granulicella sp. WH15, the proteins below share one genomic window:
- a CDS encoding TonB-dependent receptor, with product MSRSLLSRIFVAALIVSGQKYIGAQSACPSPTGATVTLSGIVSDPTGAILHDARVTLSCGEIAVHGTTDAAGKYSVQIPAGAYKLMVEANGFTTKEQSFQVQANQANQQDLILNVAQQNSTIEVRAGAKGYEVNESSEATRTDTAIRDIPQAVYVIPQQLLQDQQVVRLADAVRNVSGVTIAEDAGGRQERVTIRGFVTDTTFQDGFRNNSNANATFPDFANVQRVDILKGPSSTVFGRLDPGGVVNLVTKQPLSEHYYSVTMQGGSYQFLRPTIDASGPLTANKALLYRLIASGQDSQSFRDFNFTRRLFLSPTLTWTPTPSTSVRLYTEFLGGSNLNDRGLIAIGTRPADLPVSRYLADPNLVYPYRQGKAGLSLDQALGRGWTLRSYERSSTGWTNYNARVANSISKDQQTVTLNDLETDQYFQAHYWVNEVTGTVKTGPIRHTLLAGAELNYEIYDTNTVRPAAGSPAETLNIYHPDYAALPPRSLTVTSRVDQSRDGYGGGYVQDQVTLTPKLKVTGGVRYDLAKIKTVGYVVTPDSSSRATAWSPRVGLTYEPVQAISFYATYNRSFQPQSGTDVHGAPFVPEHGKLLETGFKFDTANHRVTGTASIYQIDLTNVITADPNNPGFSIQLGQQRSRGVEFNAVTHLTHQWDLITGYALTNATVHKDNTYLADSQLQSVPRHTGNLWTRYNQTRGWLKGASIGGGVSGVSDMQGQLITKALPNTFYLVPGWARVDAGVSYERPKAGGWKYRFALNANNLLDRRYFSGASGRFAVYPGSPRSVIASLQLVR from the coding sequence ATGTCCCGCTCCCTGCTGTCTCGCATCTTCGTTGCTGCTCTTATTGTTTCTGGTCAAAAGTACATCGGTGCGCAGAGCGCGTGTCCTTCTCCTACGGGCGCGACGGTCACGCTGTCTGGTATCGTCTCGGACCCCACTGGAGCCATTCTGCACGATGCGCGGGTGACGCTCTCGTGCGGGGAGATTGCGGTGCATGGGACGACGGATGCGGCGGGTAAGTACTCGGTGCAGATACCGGCTGGTGCTTACAAGTTGATGGTGGAGGCAAACGGATTTACGACGAAGGAGCAGAGCTTTCAGGTTCAGGCTAACCAGGCGAATCAGCAGGATCTGATACTCAACGTCGCTCAGCAGAACAGCACGATCGAAGTGCGCGCCGGGGCCAAGGGTTATGAGGTGAATGAGAGCAGCGAGGCAACGCGCACCGACACGGCGATTCGAGATATTCCCCAGGCCGTCTATGTGATTCCGCAGCAGCTGTTGCAGGACCAGCAGGTGGTGAGGCTGGCCGACGCGGTTCGCAATGTAAGTGGAGTGACGATCGCCGAGGACGCGGGCGGGCGGCAGGAGCGCGTTACGATACGCGGCTTTGTGACGGATACGACCTTTCAGGATGGCTTCCGCAATAACTCGAACGCCAATGCCACCTTTCCCGACTTTGCGAATGTGCAGCGCGTCGATATTCTCAAGGGGCCTTCGTCGACCGTTTTTGGGCGGCTCGATCCTGGTGGGGTGGTTAACCTTGTGACGAAGCAGCCGCTCTCGGAGCACTACTACAGCGTAACGATGCAGGGTGGCTCGTATCAGTTTCTGCGTCCGACGATTGATGCTTCAGGGCCGCTGACTGCGAATAAGGCGCTACTCTATCGCTTGATCGCGTCGGGGCAGGATAGCCAGAGCTTTCGCGATTTCAACTTTACGCGGCGTCTCTTTCTGTCGCCTACTCTGACATGGACGCCGACGCCGTCGACCAGTGTGCGGCTTTATACGGAGTTTCTTGGCGGTAGCAATCTCAACGATCGCGGCCTTATTGCGATCGGAACGAGGCCCGCCGATCTTCCTGTGAGCCGATACCTTGCCGATCCTAATCTGGTCTATCCGTATCGGCAGGGAAAGGCTGGGCTGAGTCTCGATCAGGCGCTTGGGCGTGGATGGACCCTCCGTAGCTATGAGCGCTCCTCCACGGGGTGGACGAACTATAACGCACGCGTTGCAAATTCGATCTCGAAGGATCAGCAGACGGTAACGCTGAACGATCTCGAGACGGATCAGTACTTCCAGGCACACTACTGGGTCAACGAGGTGACGGGCACGGTGAAGACGGGGCCGATCCGTCATACGCTGCTGGCTGGTGCTGAGCTGAACTATGAGATCTACGATACGAATACGGTGCGTCCAGCCGCTGGATCGCCGGCAGAGACGCTCAATATCTATCATCCAGACTATGCTGCGCTGCCGCCGCGTTCGCTGACGGTCACCTCTCGAGTCGATCAGTCGCGCGATGGCTATGGCGGAGGGTACGTGCAAGATCAGGTGACGTTGACGCCGAAGCTGAAGGTGACGGGCGGAGTGCGCTACGACTTGGCCAAGATCAAGACGGTTGGTTATGTTGTGACTCCGGATTCTTCTAGCCGGGCGACGGCGTGGTCGCCACGTGTGGGCTTGACCTATGAGCCGGTGCAGGCGATCTCGTTTTATGCCACTTATAACCGTTCGTTTCAGCCACAGAGCGGTACGGATGTACACGGTGCGCCCTTTGTGCCGGAGCACGGCAAACTGCTTGAGACAGGGTTCAAGTTTGATACTGCGAACCATCGCGTGACTGGAACCGCTTCGATCTATCAGATCGATCTTACGAATGTTATTACGGCTGATCCGAATAATCCTGGGTTTTCGATTCAACTGGGGCAACAGCGGAGCCGCGGAGTCGAGTTCAATGCGGTGACGCATCTTACGCATCAGTGGGATCTGATTACTGGATATGCTCTTACCAACGCGACTGTGCATAAGGATAATACCTATCTGGCCGATAGCCAGCTGCAGTCGGTGCCGCGGCATACGGGGAACCTGTGGACTCGCTACAACCAGACACGCGGCTGGCTGAAGGGAGCTTCTATTGGTGGTGGCGTCTCAGGCGTGAGCGACATGCAGGGACAACTGATTACGAAGGCCCTTCCGAATACCTTCTACCTTGTGCCGGGGTGGGCGAGAGTGGATGCGGGCGTATCCTATGAGCGTCCGAAGGCTGGGGGATGGAAGTACCGCTTCGCGTTGAACGCGAATAACCTGCTCGATCGTCGTTATTTCTCGGGTGCGAGTGGGCGTTTTGCGGTTTATCCGGGCAGTCCGCGGAGCGTGATTGCGTCTTTGCAACTTGTTCGCTAA